The Sulfolobus islandicus Y.N.15.51 sequence TAAAAATCATTGAACTAACAATAAATGAGGAAATTATAGAAAGTTGTAATAGAGCAAAAGTTACCGCGATAGATTCACCTCTTTCTCATCATAACGGTTTCAGAAACGTTGACAAGGAGTTGATAAAGAGAAAGCTGAAAGTATTACCACCATCCTTTATGAAAAAACTTGTAGAAAGAGCTATCCAATTGAAGGACAGATTAAATAATGTAATCGAGACTCATCCAACGTCTTCCATGAAGTTGATTGGTTTGAATTGGAGAGAATTGCATGAGATTAAGGATTACGTTGATGCTGCATTATGTGCCATGACTGCGATGGCTTACGATTCAGGGTATGCTGAGGAAATAAAGGCTGATGATGGTACGATTTACCTACTATCAACAAAATTTCCTTATGAGATAAAAAGGAAAAATTACTTTGAGTTTTATCTTAAAGGACCTAAATGAGGCAAGAGACAATTCAAGACTCCATTGCAAATTTAGTTTAGTTGATTCATTTCCTCTCTGCAAGAGTGGAACGTAGAAGTAGCCATGCCCGTTCAATAGGTTCGTGTAAAGCTTATAAGTAAAGAAAGAAAATAAGGATATTAGAAGAAATTAATAAAATATCAGCTAATCTATTCTAGAATTGAAAGAAATGAGGTAAGGTAATCCCTATTAGCCCTAGAATAAATAGTATTATAATCGCAACTATTATTGCCAAAATTGCTATGCCTAAAGCCTGTATCCAGCCGGTGTTAAATACCACCTTGTATACTCCTAGAAATGCTATAAATCCTATTATTACTCCAATTATTGGCGAAATGAGTGAGAATAACGCTGTGAAAATTGCATAAACTATTACTCCAATCAACGTCGCTAACATAGCCCTACCAAACGTGGTAGTTCGTGGTGCAACTACTTTTCCAGCTAACCATGTAGGTATGGAAATCACTATCCAAGCTATTATAAAAGCGATAATAGCACCTATCGAACCTAATATTGAAGGCATCTGTATATATCTTAGGTAAAAAGTTAAAAAAAAAGCTTATCTCCTGTCTATAGGAACATACTCTTGATGTTCTGGTCCAACATACAAAGCTCTTGGCCTAATTAGTCTGTGTTGCTCCTCTACGTATTCTATTATATGTGCTAACCAGCCTAAAGTTCTCGATAAAGCAAATAATGCGGTAAACATGTATACTGGAAATCCTAAAGCGAAGAAGACTATTCCGGAATAGAAATCGGTATTAGGATAGATTTCCTTGCTAGAAAATTGCTTTATTCCTAACTCCTCAAGTTTTTGAGCTATCTCGAAATATTTCTTAGCCTCACTATTTCTTTCAATCAGAGTTGAGGCTAGTTCTTTGAATATTTTTGCTCTAGGATCATAAGTCTTGTAAACCCTATGACCAAATCCCATTAGTCTATTCTTTTGATTTATTATCTTATCATTAAACCACATTTCTACTCTATTTGGATCTCCTATCTCAACGAATTGTTTAAAAGCCTCTTCAGCTGCTCCACCATGTAACGGACCTTTTAACGCTGCTAATGCTGCAGTAAGAGAGGAATACATATCTGATAAAGTAGATGCAGCTACAAGTGCTGCAGTTGTCGATGCTGGTACCTCATGGTCTGTATAGAGTATTAGAGCCTTATCCATTGCGTTAATTTCCTCTGCAGTGGGTTCCCTAGCTAAACTAGCTAGCAGAAAGCTTTTAGCGAAACTATCTGAAGGTTCTGGTATTCTTGGTTTGTTACCCTCCTTTCTCCTATATACATTTGATACTAGAGTAGCCATTTTAGCAATGATACTAATTGCTTTTTCCTTATCATTCTCCTTCCATTTGAAGTTCTTATCGATAGAAGCCAGCGCTGCTGTTCCCACTTCTAAAAGACCTATAGCATCAGCATCTCTAGGCATCAGGTATATTGAATCTAATACTTCTTGAGGTACCTCGTACTCCTCATTAAGTTTCTCCCTTAAATCGTTTAACTCTTTCTTCGTAGGTAACTTTCCATAGAGCATTAAATAGATAGTCTCTTCATAAGTGCCGTAATTAACTAGGTCTTCAATATTATACCCCCTATACCTCAATATTCCCTTTTCTCCATCTATAAATGTTAAATTCGTAACCTTTATAATAACATTCTCCAAACCTTTACTTACAACACTCATTAGTCAGTACCCCCTTCCCAACTTAACTCAGACCTAACTAAAAAATCTAGAACATGTTTCTCATTAACTATATCCTTTATGGATACAACACCAACAAGCTTACCTTCTTCATCCACTACAACTAAATGCCTTATATTGTTTTTAACCATTTTCTCTGCTATTTCTCCAATGGGAGAATTAGGCTTAACTGTTATTAATTTCCCAAAAGTTCCTAGGTTCTCTACATTGTCATTTAAATTCTTTCCACACGCTACAGCACGTAATACGTCTCTCTCCGTAAATATTCCGACTGGATAGCCTTTTTCGTCAACAATTACTACAGATCCTATATTATTTTGATACATAATCTTACAAGCCTCAATAGCTTTAGTACCTACCTTAACAACCACAGGGGATCTCTTAATTAAGCTTCTAGAAGTTACTGCCATAATTTAAATTTCGAATATAAAAATTTAAAGCTTTCTAACGAGTTTTATACTACCTAATTCCTTATCTAATCTCTCATAGAAGAAGTAATCAATTATCTCATACTGTTGCTGCCTAGTAATCATCTTATCTAATAAATTAACTTGCGTTCCCTCTTTCAATAGTACTTCTAAGGCATCTTTCATTGCCTTGGCCGCTACTCTAAATATAGTAACGGGGAATATTACGTATTTATAACCCATCTCCCTAAACTCTTGGGCTTTAATGTAAGGAGTTTTACCAAACTCAGTCATATTAGCCAGTAACGGAGCTTTTACCTCTTTAGCGAACTTGGCGAACTCCTCCTTACTAGTGAGAGCCTCCGGAAATATTATATCAGCACCTGCCTCTAAATAAATCTTGGCCCTTTCTATTGCATCGTCTAACCCTATTACACCGCGAGAATCGACTCTTGCAATTATTAAGGCATCTCTTCTAGCCTTTAATGCCGCCTTTATCTTCTGAACCATTTCTAAAGGCTCTACAACCTCTTTACCCTCTAAATGGCCGCACTTCTTTGGCATTCTCTGATCCTCTATTTGAATAGCGTCAGCACCGGCTTTTTCTAAAACCCTTACCGTTCTATAGACATTTATTGCCTCACCAAACCCAGTATCTGAATCAACTATTATCGGAATATCAGCAACTTCCTTTATCCTTCTTATCATCTCAGCAACCTCATCTAATGTTATTAAACCTATATCTGGTAGACCATAAGATGAGGTAAGAGCTGCACCCGATAAATACACTGCCTTAAAACCTACCTTTTTTGCCAGAATTGCAGTAAATGGATTAAATACTCCCGGTACTATTAAGAAGTCAGATTCCTTTAATACTTGAGACAATTTCCTTCACCTTTAATTCTTCCATATTCCACAAAATATTTAACTCTTCCTTCCTACCTTTTAACCTTAAGTACTTCTCCTCAACTTCTTCATCAGTCATTGGATTATTATAATAACCTCTTGGATTCCTAACCTCAACCATCTCTCTACCCTTACTGGTATAAACTGTTACTTTAACGGGTAACTCCTTAGGATATATACTAGTATATTTCTCGTCTTCAATAACAGTAATCTTCTTCATCAAACTCCTTATTTTTTCATTAAATATCATTTCTTGATCATAGGCGTCGAGCCAGAAATCCTTCTTAATTAGGGTATATGCCAGAATATAAGGCAAACTGTGATCTGCAGTCTCCTTATTAGTGGGATTCCATTTCTCTTCATCAGCTATTATCGTCTTGGCTGCCTCATAGGTTTCAACTTCAATCTTAACAATATCATCAACGTTAACGTTCAAACTCTTTCCAGCCTCAACAACCGCTTCAGCGTGATACTCCACTGGATATTTCTTTAGACTAGTCCTAAGTACACCATCAGCCTCTAGGTGATTAAACACCGAAGAGTCAAAATCTTTAGCTACAACATTAATGAAACCTAATCTACCTGAAAAAGGCTTTGAAGGACCAGTCATACCAAATTTCGCCAAAAGTGCTGAGAAAGCCGCTTTCCTTGAAGCATCAGCTGCCGCACCAGCTTTCCACATCGATAACTCCCCAGACCTAGTCTCCCTAAGTGCAATGTTTGGCACTATTGTTAACGAAATAGCGTTAATAGTAGATTTCTCGTCTAATTTCAACATTTTAGCTAAACCTGCAGCTGCTCCTACTTGAAGAAAAGTTACGTGATCAAAACCTTTTTTTCTCAATGATGTTGCGTCACATAGTTTTATCCCAACTTCATAGCCTATAGCAATTGCTTCTATTATATCCCTCCCTTTAAGATCGAATAGTGAGCCTAAGGACAAGAAAGCGCCTATCATATCACTGGGATGAAGAGGCTCTTTTGAAAGGTAAGTATCATTGAAGTCTAGATATCTAATCAAAAAAGTGTTGTAGAATGCTGCGAAGTCTGGAGTCGCATTTCCTCCGAAAAGTAGGGGAACAGAACCCTGGAAATACATTACCACGTTTTTGTTAACTAAATGAGGTGGGGAATCTAATGCTCCACGGGCCACTGCTATTGCATCAATTATCCTCCTTTTTGCCTCATGTATAATCTTTTCACTTAACTTTTGATAATTGACTGAATTTATAAATTCAGCAATCTTTTCAGCTATTTCCATAATAGAGTAAAGTTAAATGGAGTATAAAAGTCGAACTATAATGAACATTGAAAAAAGCTTAATATACTTTAGAATGCATATTTATACTTGTGATAATATGGTAAAAATAGCTTTTATAGGAGTAGGAAAAATAGGCCAGACAATAGCTTATTCTGTAATTTTTGACGGTTTAGCAAGTGAAGTTATATTATACGATATTATTCCAGAATTACCAGAAAAGTTCGAACACGAGTTAAGACATGCAATGGCTACTAGAGGTCTTTCCACTGAAGTAATAGGTACTAACTCTCTTGATGATGTAGCCAATGTCGATATCATACTTATTATGGCGGGTAAGCCAAGGAAACCAGGGATGAGCAGAAGGGATCTATTTGTTGATAATGCAAAAATACAAATAGATCTTGCAAAACAGCTTCCTCCTAAAAATCCAGGGGCATTATACATAATGGTAGCAAATCCCGTTGACATGATGGCGTCAATATTCATGAGATTCTCTAAACAATTCACAATAAGCACTGGAGACACGGTAGAGACAATGAGAATGAGATCATATATAAGTAAGAAACTCAAAGTCCCAGTGACTAAGGTAACCGGGTATGTAGCGGGAGAGCATGGAGAAGACGCAGTAGTTTTGTGGAGTACGGTTAAAGTTAACGGGAAACCCTTTGAGGAAATAGCTAAAGGATTAACTAAAGAGGAAGTTGAAAATTACGTTAAGTCAATACCGGGGGAGATAATAAGAGTGATGGGGGGAACAACGTGGGGACCTGCAACTATAATAAAGGACATAGTTAGATCAGTAGTCTTAAATGAAGGAAGAGTAATGAGCATAGCGACTCCTAGAACTTATCAAGGCGAAATAATACATATAAGTGTTCCAACAGTTGTAGGAGCTGAAATAGGACCAAGTTTAGAGGGCGTATTACCAGAGAGTGACAGGGAGAGGTTAAATAAATCTGTTGAGGATTTTTACAAAGTTTATAAGGAGAATTTAGATCATCTACTACAAGTAATCAAACAATGATTTCTTGATCTCGCAGATGCAGATTTAACTTTATCCCCGTAAATAGATGTCACCCTAACCATAAGCTTTTTTATTCTCTTAATCTCTAGATTATTGATGAAAGTAGTTATCTTAGGTGCTGATGGTTATTTAGGATGGTCACTAGCATTACGATTGGCTAAGAGAGGACATGAAGTTATTGGAGTAGATAACTTATACACAAGAAATGCCGTAAGGGAAGTAGGGTCAGATTCTGCGTTTCCATTACCAGATCCAGAGGAAAGGATAGTAGCAGCAAGGAAACTACTTGATGTTAATATAACCTTTCATAGAGTTGATGTGAAGGATTTTGATAAATTACATGAGATTATTCAAACACATAAACCAGATGCCATAGTACATTTCGCCGAACAAAGATCAGCTCCCTACTCGATGATTGATGTAAACCACGCTAATTACACCTTCATAAACAATCTTACTAGTACGATAAATCTCATCTATTCAATCATTAAAGTTGATCCAAGTATACATATTTTAAAGATGGGAACGATGGGAGAGTACGGAACACCAAATTATGATATACTAGAGTCGCCATTCGTAGAAGTCGAAATAAACGGCAAAAAAGATAAGATTCCATTTCCCAAATGGGCTAGCAGTTGGTATCATTGGAGTAAAGTTTACGATAGCTATAATTTGTTATGGGCGAATAAAGTATGGAATTTAACTATTACCGATATTATGCAAGGTCCAGTATATGGTACGAGAACTGAAGAGATTATAGATGAGAAGTTAAGGACGAGATTCGATTTTGATGAAGTTTGGGGAACGGTTGTTAATAGGTATTGTGTCGAAGCAGTATTGGGTCTTCCGTTAACACCTTATGGAAAAGGAGGTCAAACTAGAGGATTTATCTCACTTGAGGATAGCATGCAAGCGTTAACCATTTTACTTGAACATCCTCCTAATCAAGGAGAGTATAGAGTAGTTAACCAAATTCATGAAGTATATAGTGTTAGTCAAATAGCCGAAATGGTTAAAGAAGTTGCTGAGTCCATGGGATTGGGGGTTACTATACAAAATGTAAAGAATCCTAGAGTAGAAAAAGAGGAGCACTATTATAAAGTTGAAACTAGAATATTACCATCATTGGGATTCAGTCCTAAAAAGAATATGAAGAAAGAAATAAAAAACATAATAGAGGACTTAATTCCTTACAAGAATAGGCTGGAATCGTTTAAACATGTAATACTGCCTAAAACCGATTGGAGAAGAGGAAGAACATGAATTACTCTTAACTGTAAAACTGTCGTATTAAGGTAATATTCAAACTAAATTCGTACTAGATGTATCTCGATTTTTGGGAAAAATCTATTTAAACCCTCATAAGAAAATTAGTATGTTGGAAAATAGTCTAAAAAAGAAATTAGGCTATTTCATAAATTATAGTGATATAGAATATGAAGTCCTTTCCCAATATTA is a genomic window containing:
- the agl3 gene encoding UDP-sulfoquinovose synthase, translating into MKVVILGADGYLGWSLALRLAKRGHEVIGVDNLYTRNAVREVGSDSAFPLPDPEERIVAARKLLDVNITFHRVDVKDFDKLHEIIQTHKPDAIVHFAEQRSAPYSMIDVNHANYTFINNLTSTINLIYSIIKVDPSIHILKMGTMGEYGTPNYDILESPFVEVEINGKKDKIPFPKWASSWYHWSKVYDSYNLLWANKVWNLTITDIMQGPVYGTRTEEIIDEKLRTRFDFDEVWGTVVNRYCVEAVLGLPLTPYGKGGQTRGFISLEDSMQALTILLEHPPNQGEYRVVNQIHEVYSVSQIAEMVKEVAESMGLGVTIQNVKNPRVEKEEHYYKVETRILPSLGFSPKKNMKKEIKNIIEDLIPYKNRLESFKHVILPKTDWRRGRT
- a CDS encoding DUF429 domain-containing protein; the protein is MYCGIDLAVRRKTAVGILINNEIKIIELTINEEIIESCNRAKVTAIDSPLSHHNGFRNVDKELIKRKLKVLPPSFMKKLVERAIQLKDRLNNVIETHPTSSMKLIGLNWRELHEIKDYVDAALCAMTAMAYDSGYAEEIKADDGTIYLLSTKFPYEIKRKNYFEFYLKGPK
- the gltA gene encoding citrate synthase, whose translation is MSVVSKGLENVIIKVTNLTFIDGEKGILRYRGYNIEDLVNYGTYEETIYLMLYGKLPTKKELNDLREKLNEEYEVPQEVLDSIYLMPRDADAIGLLEVGTAALASIDKNFKWKENDKEKAISIIAKMATLVSNVYRRKEGNKPRIPEPSDSFAKSFLLASLAREPTAEEINAMDKALILYTDHEVPASTTAALVAASTLSDMYSSLTAALAALKGPLHGGAAEEAFKQFVEIGDPNRVEMWFNDKIINQKNRLMGFGHRVYKTYDPRAKIFKELASTLIERNSEAKKYFEIAQKLEELGIKQFSSKEIYPNTDFYSGIVFFALGFPVYMFTALFALSRTLGWLAHIIEYVEEQHRLIRPRALYVGPEHQEYVPIDRR
- a CDS encoding MmgE/PrpD family protein, translating into MEIAEKIAEFINSVNYQKLSEKIIHEAKRRIIDAIAVARGALDSPPHLVNKNVVMYFQGSVPLLFGGNATPDFAAFYNTFLIRYLDFNDTYLSKEPLHPSDMIGAFLSLGSLFDLKGRDIIEAIAIGYEVGIKLCDATSLRKKGFDHVTFLQVGAAAGLAKMLKLDEKSTINAISLTIVPNIALRETRSGELSMWKAGAAADASRKAAFSALLAKFGMTGPSKPFSGRLGFINVVAKDFDSSVFNHLEADGVLRTSLKKYPVEYHAEAVVEAGKSLNVNVDDIVKIEVETYEAAKTIIADEEKWNPTNKETADHSLPYILAYTLIKKDFWLDAYDQEMIFNEKIRSLMKKITVIEDEKYTSIYPKELPVKVTVYTSKGREMVEVRNPRGYYNNPMTDEEVEEKYLRLKGRKEELNILWNMEELKVKEIVSSIKGI
- the prpB gene encoding methylisocitrate lyase, translating into MSQVLKESDFLIVPGVFNPFTAILAKKVGFKAVYLSGAALTSSYGLPDIGLITLDEVAEMIRRIKEVADIPIIVDSDTGFGEAINVYRTVRVLEKAGADAIQIEDQRMPKKCGHLEGKEVVEPLEMVQKIKAALKARRDALIIARVDSRGVIGLDDAIERAKIYLEAGADIIFPEALTSKEEFAKFAKEVKAPLLANMTEFGKTPYIKAQEFREMGYKYVIFPVTIFRVAAKAMKDALEVLLKEGTQVNLLDKMITRQQQYEIIDYFFYERLDKELGSIKLVRKL
- a CDS encoding CBS domain-containing protein; translated protein: MAVTSRSLIKRSPVVVKVGTKAIEACKIMYQNNIGSVVIVDEKGYPVGIFTERDVLRAVACGKNLNDNVENLGTFGKLITVKPNSPIGEIAEKMVKNNIRHLVVVDEEGKLVGVVSIKDIVNEKHVLDFLVRSELSWEGGTD
- a CDS encoding lactate/malate dehydrogenase family protein; the protein is MEYKSRTIMNIEKSLIYFRMHIYTCDNMVKIAFIGVGKIGQTIAYSVIFDGLASEVILYDIIPELPEKFEHELRHAMATRGLSTEVIGTNSLDDVANVDIILIMAGKPRKPGMSRRDLFVDNAKIQIDLAKQLPPKNPGALYIMVANPVDMMASIFMRFSKQFTISTGDTVETMRMRSYISKKLKVPVTKVTGYVAGEHGEDAVVLWSTVKVNGKPFEEIAKGLTKEEVENYVKSIPGEIIRVMGGTTWGPATIIKDIVRSVVLNEGRVMSIATPRTYQGEIIHISVPTVVGAEIGPSLEGVLPESDRERLNKSVEDFYKVYKENLDHLLQVIKQ